The following coding sequences lie in one Xiphophorus maculatus strain JP 163 A chromosome 4, X_maculatus-5.0-male, whole genome shotgun sequence genomic window:
- the uaca gene encoding uveal autoantigen with coiled-coil domains and ankyrin repeats isoform X2, whose protein sequence is MSRWLKCTSMHFNTDWNKYDDRLMKAVERGEVDKVATVLGKKGIIPTKLDVEGRSAFHLAATQGQLECLNLMLGHNVDITAKDASGKSALHMASKYGNSLCVQKLLQHNCPVGNMDLQGRTALHDAVMAGCTSSVKLLCDNGASVNISDFDGRTPLILATQMCHPHICQLLLERGADFNVRDKQNKTPLILGCEFGCKDAVEVLLKTGTDVKAVDNMGHDAFHYARLSNKPELTAMIKSHLEKANREKEAAKIEQWKRQLSVDRSDAVESNRKDQIIFDLERQNEALQEALRKYHLEQKLMTDKVNMLQHQLMQGKKAVEDSQKEKEQLKALFSGKDKEEGGRSPETVRVQLRSALGEYPGQSTIKGKESILVKQAQSLDFDQMPQNRPASRQLQRSQTAGGWDHPEVESLRRELDMLQRKLQTAEEEKSPLQTALSQKSRECQELAQSRDAIQKRADQQVQELEDALGDVQKRMLDSECKVKQLQAHVVAVKGHLGGQATEELRTQLQDMKAKYEGASAEVGRVRNRLKQSEKALEEYKSSESQLAAEMEQLNQELAAQAAERDELTKTLLTMENLLNNTVAAEKFDNMKNLLTNAVDEKERQLAELREDYDRVLEEMAELHRKLDSPSSAEEHQRIVSALEEQNATLKQKLMDVTAKSQILIKEVEESGKERDLLRKQLNQLNSRMENEFIAIKDHEAIRNDMAAALEELKDKLVEAGERYGKAEGQLQQVQAEKAALQETMQGGSKMNQRELNALKAHNGELIKKLQLVQKRCEDGEKEREELTEQKQALKRSVEEQFVSREQLEKVKMELNSTLESVKADKLKLEAKLKESTEELKNVKEGNEKLKEQLEKVTSEMKRECISMKEHRGVTDKLNAAVVEAENRANQASAQHALAQEEVAKLSQELEAQKTELDTIQEAIQSKFIPLTAAEEKETTYSSRVKELEQKLAETEEKYHRERSVWESMKQEKLKLETEFVQQRLDSALVSTKKHKQVEEEFKAKLEALAQKSASLEEQLQEATLQKTELQDQNALCNTQIQNLQDQLKSKLTRIATYDTEQTALHDAAQQAQVDCKKAREAQQEEAQRVAVLQKELQEQRREQTSLLQRHEVEVAKLQAALREEEESNAQRAEDVRTLQSELLRATQALEDVRHKDEQVNELKKVKLQLEDDVVGLGDKLLSLTQEFQKAHLEERQAREGESRARAEMAAVEMASRGVEREIGELRERYDDSLSTISNLQKRIQASAQQTEAKDKKITELLTDVERLKQALNGLSQLTYTSNTPNKRQTQQVDTLQAQIMSLQQQLADAERKHREVVSIYRIHLLRAAQGHMDEDVQAVLLQILRMREEFVC, encoded by the exons ATGAGCCGCTGGCTGAAATGCACCTCCATGCACTTT AACACAGACTGGAACAAGTACGATGATCGGTTGATGAAGGCGGTGGAACGTGGCGAGGTGGACAAGGTTGCCACTGTTCTTGGCAAGAAGGGCATCATTCCCACCAAACTCGACGTGGAGGGACGCTCTGC GTTTCATCTGGCAGCCACGCAAGGACAGCTTGAATGTCTCAATCTCATGCTGGGACACAATGTCGACATCACTGCAAAAGATGCCTCTG GAAAAAGCGCTCTTCATATGGCTTCAAAGTACGGAAATTCTCTGTGTGTGCAGAAACTCCTGCAG CACAACTGTCCAGTCGGAAACATGGACCTACAAGGACGCACTGCTCTACATGATGCCG tGATGGCGGGCTGCACCTCCAGCGTGAAGCTTCTTTGTGACAACGGGGCTTCTGTGAACATCTCTGatttt GATGGCAGGACTCCTCTAATTCTGGCCACACAGATGTGTCACCCCCACATAtgtcagctgctgctggagcgaGGAGCCGATTTCAATGTCcgagacaaacaaaacaa GACGCCTCTGATTTTGGGCTGCGAGTTCGGCTGCAAGGATGCTGTGGAGGTGTTATTGAAGACCGGTACTGATGTGAAAGCAGTCGACAACATGGGTCACGATGCATTTCACTACGCTCGCCTCAGCAACAAGCCAGAGCTCACTGCAATGATCAAAAGTCACCTTGAGAAGGCCAACAGAG aaaaagaagcTGCAAAGATCGAACAGTGGAAGCGGCAG CTTTCAGTGGACAGATCGGATGCGGTGGAATCTAACAGAAAGGATCAGATCATATTT GATCTGGAGAGGCAGAACGAGGCTCTTCAGGAAGCCCTCAGGAAGTACCACCTGGAGCAGAAACTTATGACAGATAAGGTCAACATGCTGCAACATCAACTCATGCAG gggaaaaaagcagTGGAAGATTCTCAAAAAGAG AAAGAGCAGTTGAAGGCGTTATTCAGTGGCAAAGACAAAGAGGAAGGAGGTCGCAGTCCGGAGACTGTCAGAGTTCAGCTCCGGAGTGCTTTG GGGGAGTATCCAGGCCAGTCTACTATCAAAG GAAAAGAAAGCATTTTAGTCAAGCAAGCTCAAAGTCTGGATTTCGACCAG atGCCACAGAACCGTCCTGCTTCCAGACAACTCCAGAGGAGCCAAACTGCAGGAGGCTGGGACCACCCCGAAGTGGAATCCCTTCGACGCGAACTCGACATGTTGCAGAGAAAACTGCAGACcgcagaagaagagaagagtCCGCTTCAGACAGCGCTGAGCCAGAAGAGCCGCGAGTGCCAAGAGCTCGCTCAGAGCCGAGACGCCATCCAGAAGCGGGCCGACCAGCAGGTCCAGGAGCTGGAGGACGCTTTGGGCGACGTCCAGAAGCGGATGCTAGACTCCGAGTGTAAAGTCAAGCAGCTGCAGGCTCACGTTGTCGCCGTGAAGGGACACTTAGGGGGCCAGGCGACAGAAGAACTGCGCACACAGCTGCAGGACATGAAGGCCAAATACGAAGGCGCTTCGGCTGAAGTTGGTCGGGTTCGCAACCGCCTGAAGCAGAGTGAGAAAGCCTTGGAGGAATACAAGAGCAGCGAGAGCCAGCTGGCCGCTGAGATGGAGCAGCTCAACCAGGAGCTGGCAGCGCAGGCAGCGGAGAGAGACGAGCTGACCAAAACCCTCTTAACGATGGAAAACCTCCTGAACAACACCGTCGCGGCCGAGAAGTTTGACAACATGAAGAACCTGCTGACCAACGCGGTGGACGAGAAGGAGCGGCAGCTCGCCGAGCTGAGAGAGGACTACGACCGCGTGTTGGAGGAAATGGCTGAGCTCCACCGGAAACTGGATTCCCCGTCGTCTGCAGAGGAGCATCAGAGGATCGTTTCCGCCCTGGAAGAACAGAACGCAACTCTGAAACAGAAGCTGATGGATGTGACGGCAAAAAGCCAAATCCTTATcaaagaggtggaggagagCGGAAAGGAGCGAGATCTGCTGAGAAAGCAGCTGAACCAGCTCAACAGCAGGATGGAGAATGAATTCATAGCCATAAAGGATCACGAGGCAATTCGGAACGACATGGCTGCGGCTCTAGAGGAGCTGAAGGACAAACTTGTGGAGGCCGGCGAACGATATGGAAAAGCAGAGGGTCAGCTGCAACAGGTTCAGGCCGAGAAGGCCGCGTTGCAGGAGACCATGCAGGGCGGCAGCAAGATGAATCAGAGGGAGCTGAACGCGCTGAAGGCTCATAACGGCGAACTGATAAAGAAACTCCAACTTGTGCAGAAGAGATGCGAAGACGGGGAGAAAGAACGGGAAGAGCTGACGGAGCAGAAGCAGGCTCTGAAACGGAGCGTGGAGGAGCAGTTTGTTTCCAGGGAACAGCTTGAGAAGGTGAAGATGGAGTTGAACTCCACCTTGGAAAGTGTTAAGGCTGACAAGTTGAAGTTGGAGGCCAAGCTAAAAGAAAGTACGGAAGAGCTGAAGAATGTGAAAGAAGGAAATGAAAAGTTGAAAGAGCAGTTGGAAAAAGTGACGTCGGAGATGAAGAGAGAGTGCATAAGTATGAAAGAGCACAGAGGTGTCACAGACAAACTGAACGCTGCCGTCGTTGAGGCCGAAAACCGAGCAAACCAAGCTTCGGCGCAGCATGCTCTGGCTCAGGAGGAAGTGGCAAAGCTCAGTCAGGAGCTGGAGGCCCAGAAGACAGAACTAGATACCATACAGGAAGCTATTCAGTCCAAGTTTATCCCACTGACGGCAGCCGAGGAGAAGGAAACCACCTACAGCTCTCGGGTGAAGGAGCTGGAGCAGAAACTggcagaaacagaggaaaagtATCACAGAGAGAGATCTGTCTGGGAAAGCATGAAACAGGAGAAACTTAAACTTGAAACGGAATTCGTCCAGCAGAGACTGGACTCTGCTTTGGTTagcaccaaaaaacacaaacaagttgAGGAAGAGTTCAAGGCTAAACTCGAGGCGCTGGCGCAGAAGTCGGCCAGCTTGGAGGAGCAACTCCAGGAGGCGACGCTGCAGAAAACTGAACTGCAAGACCAGAACGCCCTCTGCAACACTCAGATCCAGAACCTGCAGGACCAGCTGAAGTCCAAGCTGACGCGGATAGCGACCTATGACACGGAGCAGACGGCGCTCCACGACGCCGCGCAGCAAGCTCAGGTCGACTGCAAGAAGGCGAGAGAGGCTCAGCAGGAGGAAGCGCAAAGAGTCGCCGTCCTCCAGAAGGAACTTCAGGAGCAGCGCAGGGAACAAACATCACTGCTGCAACGGCACGAGGTCGAGGTCGCCAAACTCCAAGCGGCACTCCGCGAAGAGGAGGAGAGCAACGCCCAGAGGGCTGAAGACGTGCGCACCCTGCAGTCGGAGCTGCTGCGAGCCACGCAGGCGCTGGAGGACGTCCGCCACAAGGATGAGCAGGTGAACGAGCTGAAGAAGgtgaagctgcagctggaggacgACGTTGTCGGCCTGGGCGACAAGCTGCTGAGTTTGACGCAGGAGTTTCAGAAGGCCCACCTGGAGGAGCGGCAAGCCAGAGAGGGCGAGAGCAGGGCGAGGGCCGAAATGGCGGCCGTCGAGATGGCAAGCCGGGGCGTCGAGAGGGAAATCGGGGAATTGAGGGAGCGGTACGATGATTCGCTCAGCACCATCTCCAATCTGCAGAAGAGGATTCAGGCATCGGCTCAACAAACTGAAGCCAAAGACAAGAAG ATCACAGAGTTACTGACTGACGTGGAGCGACTGAAGCAGGCGCTCAACGGTTTATCTCAGCTGACGTACACAAGCAACACACCAAACAAGAGACAGACACAGCAAGTGGACACCCTGCAGGCCCAGATCATGAGTCTACAGCAGCAGCTGGCT GATGCTGAGAGGAAGCACAGAGAGGTGGTTTCCATTTATCGGATTCATCTTCTCAGGGCAGCACAG GGTCACATGGATGAGGACGTCCAGGCCGTTTTACTACAGATCCTCCGCATGAGAGAGGAATTCGTCTGTTGa
- the uaca gene encoding uveal autoantigen with coiled-coil domains and ankyrin repeats isoform X1, giving the protein MKSFINRRKKHEVTITNTDWNKYDDRLMKAVERGEVDKVATVLGKKGIIPTKLDVEGRSAFHLAATQGQLECLNLMLGHNVDITAKDASGKSALHMASKYGNSLCVQKLLQHNCPVGNMDLQGRTALHDAVMAGCTSSVKLLCDNGASVNISDFDGRTPLILATQMCHPHICQLLLERGADFNVRDKQNKTPLILGCEFGCKDAVEVLLKTGTDVKAVDNMGHDAFHYARLSNKPELTAMIKSHLEKANREKEAAKIEQWKRQLSVDRSDAVESNRKDQIIFDLERQNEALQEALRKYHLEQKLMTDKVNMLQHQLMQGKKAVEDSQKEKEQLKALFSGKDKEEGGRSPETVRVQLRSALGEYPGQSTIKGKESILVKQAQSLDFDQMPQNRPASRQLQRSQTAGGWDHPEVESLRRELDMLQRKLQTAEEEKSPLQTALSQKSRECQELAQSRDAIQKRADQQVQELEDALGDVQKRMLDSECKVKQLQAHVVAVKGHLGGQATEELRTQLQDMKAKYEGASAEVGRVRNRLKQSEKALEEYKSSESQLAAEMEQLNQELAAQAAERDELTKTLLTMENLLNNTVAAEKFDNMKNLLTNAVDEKERQLAELREDYDRVLEEMAELHRKLDSPSSAEEHQRIVSALEEQNATLKQKLMDVTAKSQILIKEVEESGKERDLLRKQLNQLNSRMENEFIAIKDHEAIRNDMAAALEELKDKLVEAGERYGKAEGQLQQVQAEKAALQETMQGGSKMNQRELNALKAHNGELIKKLQLVQKRCEDGEKEREELTEQKQALKRSVEEQFVSREQLEKVKMELNSTLESVKADKLKLEAKLKESTEELKNVKEGNEKLKEQLEKVTSEMKRECISMKEHRGVTDKLNAAVVEAENRANQASAQHALAQEEVAKLSQELEAQKTELDTIQEAIQSKFIPLTAAEEKETTYSSRVKELEQKLAETEEKYHRERSVWESMKQEKLKLETEFVQQRLDSALVSTKKHKQVEEEFKAKLEALAQKSASLEEQLQEATLQKTELQDQNALCNTQIQNLQDQLKSKLTRIATYDTEQTALHDAAQQAQVDCKKAREAQQEEAQRVAVLQKELQEQRREQTSLLQRHEVEVAKLQAALREEEESNAQRAEDVRTLQSELLRATQALEDVRHKDEQVNELKKVKLQLEDDVVGLGDKLLSLTQEFQKAHLEERQAREGESRARAEMAAVEMASRGVEREIGELRERYDDSLSTISNLQKRIQASAQQTEAKDKKITELLTDVERLKQALNGLSQLTYTSNTPNKRQTQQVDTLQAQIMSLQQQLADAERKHREVVSIYRIHLLRAAQGHMDEDVQAVLLQILRMREEFVC; this is encoded by the exons AACACAGACTGGAACAAGTACGATGATCGGTTGATGAAGGCGGTGGAACGTGGCGAGGTGGACAAGGTTGCCACTGTTCTTGGCAAGAAGGGCATCATTCCCACCAAACTCGACGTGGAGGGACGCTCTGC GTTTCATCTGGCAGCCACGCAAGGACAGCTTGAATGTCTCAATCTCATGCTGGGACACAATGTCGACATCACTGCAAAAGATGCCTCTG GAAAAAGCGCTCTTCATATGGCTTCAAAGTACGGAAATTCTCTGTGTGTGCAGAAACTCCTGCAG CACAACTGTCCAGTCGGAAACATGGACCTACAAGGACGCACTGCTCTACATGATGCCG tGATGGCGGGCTGCACCTCCAGCGTGAAGCTTCTTTGTGACAACGGGGCTTCTGTGAACATCTCTGatttt GATGGCAGGACTCCTCTAATTCTGGCCACACAGATGTGTCACCCCCACATAtgtcagctgctgctggagcgaGGAGCCGATTTCAATGTCcgagacaaacaaaacaa GACGCCTCTGATTTTGGGCTGCGAGTTCGGCTGCAAGGATGCTGTGGAGGTGTTATTGAAGACCGGTACTGATGTGAAAGCAGTCGACAACATGGGTCACGATGCATTTCACTACGCTCGCCTCAGCAACAAGCCAGAGCTCACTGCAATGATCAAAAGTCACCTTGAGAAGGCCAACAGAG aaaaagaagcTGCAAAGATCGAACAGTGGAAGCGGCAG CTTTCAGTGGACAGATCGGATGCGGTGGAATCTAACAGAAAGGATCAGATCATATTT GATCTGGAGAGGCAGAACGAGGCTCTTCAGGAAGCCCTCAGGAAGTACCACCTGGAGCAGAAACTTATGACAGATAAGGTCAACATGCTGCAACATCAACTCATGCAG gggaaaaaagcagTGGAAGATTCTCAAAAAGAG AAAGAGCAGTTGAAGGCGTTATTCAGTGGCAAAGACAAAGAGGAAGGAGGTCGCAGTCCGGAGACTGTCAGAGTTCAGCTCCGGAGTGCTTTG GGGGAGTATCCAGGCCAGTCTACTATCAAAG GAAAAGAAAGCATTTTAGTCAAGCAAGCTCAAAGTCTGGATTTCGACCAG atGCCACAGAACCGTCCTGCTTCCAGACAACTCCAGAGGAGCCAAACTGCAGGAGGCTGGGACCACCCCGAAGTGGAATCCCTTCGACGCGAACTCGACATGTTGCAGAGAAAACTGCAGACcgcagaagaagagaagagtCCGCTTCAGACAGCGCTGAGCCAGAAGAGCCGCGAGTGCCAAGAGCTCGCTCAGAGCCGAGACGCCATCCAGAAGCGGGCCGACCAGCAGGTCCAGGAGCTGGAGGACGCTTTGGGCGACGTCCAGAAGCGGATGCTAGACTCCGAGTGTAAAGTCAAGCAGCTGCAGGCTCACGTTGTCGCCGTGAAGGGACACTTAGGGGGCCAGGCGACAGAAGAACTGCGCACACAGCTGCAGGACATGAAGGCCAAATACGAAGGCGCTTCGGCTGAAGTTGGTCGGGTTCGCAACCGCCTGAAGCAGAGTGAGAAAGCCTTGGAGGAATACAAGAGCAGCGAGAGCCAGCTGGCCGCTGAGATGGAGCAGCTCAACCAGGAGCTGGCAGCGCAGGCAGCGGAGAGAGACGAGCTGACCAAAACCCTCTTAACGATGGAAAACCTCCTGAACAACACCGTCGCGGCCGAGAAGTTTGACAACATGAAGAACCTGCTGACCAACGCGGTGGACGAGAAGGAGCGGCAGCTCGCCGAGCTGAGAGAGGACTACGACCGCGTGTTGGAGGAAATGGCTGAGCTCCACCGGAAACTGGATTCCCCGTCGTCTGCAGAGGAGCATCAGAGGATCGTTTCCGCCCTGGAAGAACAGAACGCAACTCTGAAACAGAAGCTGATGGATGTGACGGCAAAAAGCCAAATCCTTATcaaagaggtggaggagagCGGAAAGGAGCGAGATCTGCTGAGAAAGCAGCTGAACCAGCTCAACAGCAGGATGGAGAATGAATTCATAGCCATAAAGGATCACGAGGCAATTCGGAACGACATGGCTGCGGCTCTAGAGGAGCTGAAGGACAAACTTGTGGAGGCCGGCGAACGATATGGAAAAGCAGAGGGTCAGCTGCAACAGGTTCAGGCCGAGAAGGCCGCGTTGCAGGAGACCATGCAGGGCGGCAGCAAGATGAATCAGAGGGAGCTGAACGCGCTGAAGGCTCATAACGGCGAACTGATAAAGAAACTCCAACTTGTGCAGAAGAGATGCGAAGACGGGGAGAAAGAACGGGAAGAGCTGACGGAGCAGAAGCAGGCTCTGAAACGGAGCGTGGAGGAGCAGTTTGTTTCCAGGGAACAGCTTGAGAAGGTGAAGATGGAGTTGAACTCCACCTTGGAAAGTGTTAAGGCTGACAAGTTGAAGTTGGAGGCCAAGCTAAAAGAAAGTACGGAAGAGCTGAAGAATGTGAAAGAAGGAAATGAAAAGTTGAAAGAGCAGTTGGAAAAAGTGACGTCGGAGATGAAGAGAGAGTGCATAAGTATGAAAGAGCACAGAGGTGTCACAGACAAACTGAACGCTGCCGTCGTTGAGGCCGAAAACCGAGCAAACCAAGCTTCGGCGCAGCATGCTCTGGCTCAGGAGGAAGTGGCAAAGCTCAGTCAGGAGCTGGAGGCCCAGAAGACAGAACTAGATACCATACAGGAAGCTATTCAGTCCAAGTTTATCCCACTGACGGCAGCCGAGGAGAAGGAAACCACCTACAGCTCTCGGGTGAAGGAGCTGGAGCAGAAACTggcagaaacagaggaaaagtATCACAGAGAGAGATCTGTCTGGGAAAGCATGAAACAGGAGAAACTTAAACTTGAAACGGAATTCGTCCAGCAGAGACTGGACTCTGCTTTGGTTagcaccaaaaaacacaaacaagttgAGGAAGAGTTCAAGGCTAAACTCGAGGCGCTGGCGCAGAAGTCGGCCAGCTTGGAGGAGCAACTCCAGGAGGCGACGCTGCAGAAAACTGAACTGCAAGACCAGAACGCCCTCTGCAACACTCAGATCCAGAACCTGCAGGACCAGCTGAAGTCCAAGCTGACGCGGATAGCGACCTATGACACGGAGCAGACGGCGCTCCACGACGCCGCGCAGCAAGCTCAGGTCGACTGCAAGAAGGCGAGAGAGGCTCAGCAGGAGGAAGCGCAAAGAGTCGCCGTCCTCCAGAAGGAACTTCAGGAGCAGCGCAGGGAACAAACATCACTGCTGCAACGGCACGAGGTCGAGGTCGCCAAACTCCAAGCGGCACTCCGCGAAGAGGAGGAGAGCAACGCCCAGAGGGCTGAAGACGTGCGCACCCTGCAGTCGGAGCTGCTGCGAGCCACGCAGGCGCTGGAGGACGTCCGCCACAAGGATGAGCAGGTGAACGAGCTGAAGAAGgtgaagctgcagctggaggacgACGTTGTCGGCCTGGGCGACAAGCTGCTGAGTTTGACGCAGGAGTTTCAGAAGGCCCACCTGGAGGAGCGGCAAGCCAGAGAGGGCGAGAGCAGGGCGAGGGCCGAAATGGCGGCCGTCGAGATGGCAAGCCGGGGCGTCGAGAGGGAAATCGGGGAATTGAGGGAGCGGTACGATGATTCGCTCAGCACCATCTCCAATCTGCAGAAGAGGATTCAGGCATCGGCTCAACAAACTGAAGCCAAAGACAAGAAG ATCACAGAGTTACTGACTGACGTGGAGCGACTGAAGCAGGCGCTCAACGGTTTATCTCAGCTGACGTACACAAGCAACACACCAAACAAGAGACAGACACAGCAAGTGGACACCCTGCAGGCCCAGATCATGAGTCTACAGCAGCAGCTGGCT GATGCTGAGAGGAAGCACAGAGAGGTGGTTTCCATTTATCGGATTCATCTTCTCAGGGCAGCACAG GGTCACATGGATGAGGACGTCCAGGCCGTTTTACTACAGATCCTCCGCATGAGAGAGGAATTCGTCTGTTGa